CTTACACTGCTAATAAGCTCGCCAGCCCTTGCAACAGAGTATATTAGTGTAAAAAAAGATGGTGTGAATATTCGATCAGGGCCAAGCACCAATAAAGAAATACTATGGGAAGTTTTCAAAGATTTTCCGCTAGAAGTAGTAAAACGACAAAAAGACTGGATCGAGGCTAAGGA
This portion of the Desulfobulbaceae bacterium genome encodes:
- a CDS encoding SH3 domain-containing protein → MTNKNSFLCKSFIVLTLLISSPALATEYISVKKDGVNIRSGPSTNKEILWEVFKDFPLEVVKRQKDWIEAKDFEGDQGWIYEPLAEKNKRVIVKVNTANLRIGPAQNY